CTTCAATATTGATGTCATTCTTACAGGAGACCTCGAAGAACGGCATGTCGAAATCGTCTGCTATCTGAAATGTATAAAAGGACGGTTGATTCCACTGATCTAGAGAAGGTAAGTATACCAATTAGTTCggaatgtaatttattttatgtacctatttaatacagACAAGGAAATAGCAAATCAGCCTGATATAGAACAAACGAAACTACCTAAATCAAAAGCGGTAATGTATCTGTATAACTATTTTAAAGTTAATTTGCCTTTACTGAACTGTGAGGCAGTgggcaaatttattttatacttttacggtacttCTTACACGTTTCCTCGGTAGACGTGATGACGTAGCCTGACAAACTGCAACTGCTTTGTCAAAATTCCTAATATCAAAATAGTTTGAGCATTAACATGAGTTAAAATATCTACTTTCGTTAAAAAAATCACGCATTGCCTACTAATAGCAATACTCTTAATTGACTATCGGCGGGTTTGTCTGCGTtggatgatgataatgattgataaaaactattctatgtccttccccgggactcggaactatctctataccaagtTTAAACGTGAAGagctaacagacagacagcattTATATCATCGTACTAGCAGAGATAAACAAAACATATCGACGCCTGTGAAAATTATAAGGACAAGAAGCACGGTAAAACCTGCTATGGTATGTTTTAAGGCGTTAGTGTAGGAGTAATTAAACTACCTTAAATCAAGATATCACGCTGCATTCGCAATACTTATTTCCTTGATATCACTCTTGATATTCTAAAATGGTATTTAGGTAATAACAACTATATAAATAACAGTACATTATCGCTCTCTGGTTTCAGGCACCTAACTTTTTGTTAGTTTGATACTCCAAGCCGATATGAGTCAGATTTGGAAACACCAATGCATTATTGGGCAAATGAACCCTAGAAGGGAAGTACGTACTCGCTAGAATAGTGAAACCTTTGTAACTGTGTCATTCTAACATTGACACATtgtttaaatatgtacataatatatatgcattGCAGTGTCATTTTTCCACTCATTACCTAATTGTATAATAGCGATAGTGATGGAGACAAGACACTCTTATTTGGAATTCACTTTTCAACAGGTCAGCTTTATAAATCTAGGTACTCTTAGGTTTCTAGACCTTTATGTTCTTAAATactagtacctaatatttaggtataattatgTACCTTTTGACCCCGTTCTTTGGGTACTGCTCGATGGTTTTCGTGCACGTCGCATTTGTTGCCAACTAACACTTTTATAACATCCGGCGAGGCGTACTGTAAAGTTTGAATTAAGTTAATCAATACATTAAGTAACTAAGCATATGGCCAATATCAATTACATTgagtcaaagaaaaaaaaaatgagtattttacaattttaatatcGCCCGTGTAAATATTAGTTCAGTAGGTTGTATTTATTGTTTCTATATATATGTCCAAAATATGCTGCTTTCCTTTTCTTAATTGTTGATACTACTTCTAAGCCTTTATTCATGATTTCCAATACTCTGACATTAGTTATTCTATCTGTCCATTTAATTTTGAGCATCCTTCGATAAATCCACATTTCAAAAGCCGTTAGTTTGTTGACCAATTTCTTTTTCAGAGTCCAGCTTTCGGAACGATACATAAGAATTGGGATGATGTAACATTTAACCATTCGCCACCTCAGTTTTAGGTAATAAATACAAcctactgaaattaataattgAAGGAAAAATTGAAGGGAAACGTGGCCGTGGTAGAAGGCGCACATCATGGACTAAAAATATAAGAGACTGGTTAAAAGTTAAGAGCATAGATAGACTAATTCGCATGACTGAACATAGAGAGACATATAGACATATGGGCGCCGACCTCCTGGACGGAGAGGGCAcgtgaagaagaagaaatattaGTTCACTATTTTGTTAATTAACGTGAACCTAGTAGAGCAACGACCCTTTCGGCTTGCGGCTACATTAAAAATAGTGTAAGATATCTCACGCCGCTATTAAATACTTTAAGAGTTTATCAAAGTTAACACTGTACTGAATTTGCAGCAACAAAGTGTGGATATGAAACGTCCTATTTTCATAGGCATATGACGCTTATGTGGCACCTCCACAATCCTCCACATCTATCGTTTGGacagattttaattttatttcctaAGAGAATtagttagtaaaataaaacatataacagtacaggtacctacttttacaaaTAAACGTGTTAGGTAACTATGCTACAATGTAAGGCAAATCAACAAGTATTACAAGTATCACAATTAAAATTATCTCACCTCTTGAATATTCCTTAGCCAATACGATAAATGGTTAAATGATTCAAGATTGGTGACGTCATACATGAGTATTATTCCCATGGCGCCCCGATAGTAGGCGGTGGTCAACGTCCGGAATCTCTCCTGCCCGGCAGTGTCCCATATCTGAAGCTTTATGGGCACCCCGTCCAAATTTATTATCTTTTGTTTGAAATCTATACCTGAAATGCATAGATTAACGTTAGGTATTATTCAATTTTACGTCTCAAGTCGAAAGCAGTTTATTTAAAATCGTCACAAGTAGATACCTACAGCGATACTTTGGTTTTTAAGATCCTGTGACGTCGAAAATGTGTAGGCAACATCACGAAATTCGATGATTTGCTGCAGTATAGCTAtggtaaaacttaaaaaaataggcGACATTAAGGACTAGCTCTTTTCAAAATACCTAGTCGCCAATAAAACagtaaaatcaaatcaaatgtaTGTATCTCCATCTCttgaaaaagaaaattaaatattgcTTTGCCGCCCGAGGGGATATTTGCCTCCTACTAAAACTATCCCAAAATAGAGTAGACACCTCAACGGAGAATGCAGTTATATCGATCTAAAGTAAGAATGTAAACATAACTGCTGAGAAACAGCTAGAAATGCAGATACCATGTGGAACAAGTTGATGCTTATTTAAATTCAAGAATATTCTATTAGATGGAGTAGGACCCAAGAATTATTTATCAAACAAAGGCGATACAAAAGGCCTATAGCTACGTATTTTACTTCACATGGTTAACTCCTACACGGTTTGTCCTCATTCTTTCCGCAGTATAAAACGTAATCTCATCCGTTGCTCCAAAAGCACTAAACAGCATCACCTGTGACAAAGGCTCGtaaaactaaaagtaaatattttacttaCCTATCGTGGATATGTAAATATCGTAGTATCTCTCGTCGCAATATCTGTGCACAATACAAGTCTTGCCTACATTAGAATCTCCTAAGACTAGAAGTTTATATGTGGCTGAAAAGTCTAAAGCCATTTCTGTTTATTTTGCTACTACACGAGCGTTCACCAACAACATCGGCCGAACTGTCAAAGTTAGAAAAATCGATGAGGGTAAGAGCGCATGTGCGGCGACATCCCCGTCTCGCAACAAGTAACTACAATTTTGCGACCCCAAGCCAAATTGACCCCTATCCTCAAGCGCCGCTTTATGTCAGCGCAACGGTACTACATGCATAAGCGTCTACCACGATAAGGTTGCATTTTGGGCGCACGCCGTCTATTTTGACTTGACAGCTGTGTTTCTGAACCCATTGGGTTCCAATTCAAGGTGTATTGACACTTTAATTGTGGTACAGTGTACTCAGTACCTAGTTAAAATAGAAACATTGTTGGAAATGACTAATCGGGCCATGTTTTCCGACCGGaaaccggattcatcctgagggtcgcgaagttggaatctcgacacaatgcgaattttaattcgtttgtggtgaccgttccgactgaacatctagcgaccttcaccaaggaggagttttggccgaagggtgtcaagtttcggcggttccgcggccggttccctgacactgcggggttgcgtaatgcatcgcaatcataatgtgttttttagtgtttagttatatttttataatatgtatgctagttataggtatttatgtatgggccactagttgcctgaaataaacgatttcatttcatttaccgTTTTAGGTTGGTATTTaacctatattttttaagtaaacATAAGATAAGATCTTACTAAATCTATAAAGTTCATAGGTAGGAACAGATTAATtctaaattaacacaaattaAGGCTACATTTTAAATAGTACTTAATGCAAAGAATACGAATAAGTATTCCTAATATTCCTATTCGCAACTAACATTTGGTCCTCTTTTATAGTCGTAGCCCATCTTTTGAcgtatattttattacattcatATTTGAAATTCTGGTTCATGCAGACTAAAATTAGCATAAAAAATATCGTCCTATTTGCTTAGCGTCCCATTAATTTAACGTGTAGCATCCGAAAGGCCACCAAACTATCAGACAGACAAATAGCTGATATGTAGTGacgggtaggacatcaatttaaaatgagtttgtatgagtacctcattttctaaaatgaggtgttacaatgtcttacttcaaatgaggtgaggtactagcatattttcagcgtcaactattccattaattccaatagcgacaatttttttaagatgtatgaaagcttgcagcgcttacgcttgttgtctttcgtgtttaattgttaacgtattttcggtggtgacgcgaagcgatattgaagggtatttctaattcattgtttcattttgaaaggatttttgaggggttcatgtctcagagaggcggtgagtggtagaaactcaacgcatttctcggtggatcttttgtcgttgcaataaggtttgtagttcggtagTTGACAGTGTAGAttattactcgtttcttcatttgagacatttgagttttgagtgtcggtgagcaggcgagcacctagtgcctcgcgcgatccagggagcGAGTAAGGGAGCAGGGAGgggttgcgagttgtgaggagtgtatgagttttgagggtcgcgagacttgcgagtgaatttgaacggataagagtttttttttgaaatttgaagtgtgtgaatgatttgtgtggcaagaggtgtttgtgatgcgcgcgagtaaatgagtaaaatgaaataaatgaatagaggagtgaagtaagacatttttgcggtacgaagtactgcgacaaattaacagaatgagtggtacaaatgaggtgcctcacgagtgagcgccTCAACACTACTGATATGTTCGGCTCTGGAGGCGTTATTgccaattttattatgttatccGAAGCCGTCTGCCGTTTTATTacggaaataaaaatatttactgccGCCGCCTTATttcggtttatttatttacgtgagAAAGGGCAGTAACACGGCGTCGTCTTTTAAAcaggtatttattaaaataataatatactcttGTGGATAATGGTTCTcactcatcagtttttgaatgatAAAGAGAGCCTTTTATGAGCTGGTGTTGTGAAGAACATTATATGCCTAAATAAAAATGATGAAATCAACCCTACCCGGTTAACCCTATTAAAGGTACCTACCACAAAAGCCATCGGGTTGTCCATTAAGAGCTCCATTTATAACGTTCAGTGAGCGTTTAGTGCACGATAGCGGGTATCTCGTCGATGAATCTCCACACGCGTCGTGTCGTATTTAAATGTCTTATGTTTTTGTATGAATGCCTGCAGATCTGTTATCATGGCCACAGTACAGTAATACTACCAGTATACTTACCTTATTCTGACTCCTGACCTATCATAATAGCCCTCAGTCGATATGGCTCAAAAGGTAACAGCTAAATTCCTATTAGTTAGTCGTTACACTCGTTACTACTAAATAGGGTGTGAAAATTAATCCATACATTTATACACAAACATGTATGGCTTAATCTTATCACCCATTAACTTACGTATATTTATACCATACTTCGGTCATATTAAATCTAGGAAACAAAGTCAGTTATAAATATATGATGCCCGGGATGTCCCCATCAAAGAaagattatataaataaataactattctagGATATTATTACACaaactaagtcccacagtaagctcaataagaaaATAAGTATGAATCTGTCTAAGCTGTTATCGCAAATGGGAGGTACGTATATACCGAAGGGAGATTTCGTGCCCCAGAACGCAACAGGACGGTTTGACGTTCATCCCAAATATGCAAGTGTGGGATCTAACCTAACCTCTCCAACCCACCACGCATTCATTTTATATTACCACACTGAATATTCCTCTTCTTCTTTTATTCTCTCCTCACGCGCTCAACATGTGCCCATCACCTTTTTCaatgggtaggtacctattttagttACAGTACTGattataataaatacctattgttTTCACTGGCTGGCTTTGTTTGCTTCTCCTTGTATTTTAATCCTCTTGTAGTTCAAGGCTACACGTGAGTGTTGTTTTTTACATTTCCTGCTAGGTGCTTATTATTCTGCACGTTTTCGctggtttaaaaaaatcttattgttCCTGTTTCCTGTATTTTATCTCTTAAGCAAGGAGAAAAAAGACAATCGAAAACATTTCCTATCGAACTTTCTTAAAAAGTTCAGGCTAAAAATCGTTAAACGCAAGTACCTAACCCTATGATTAATACTTTACCTTTGTATTCTAGTTAATAAATTGATAACtgaacataataaataagcTGAATTCgctgaaaaccggccaagagcatgacGAACCAAGCAGGATCATGTAGGTATCCGTAGTTGCCCGTTTGTCACAAGGAGTTTTTTTGGATAGGTACCTTATACGGTTTAAGATTAGGTACCGCGACACAGATTTTTAACTTTTGGGTAGGTACCCAAAAAAGCTAAACTAAGACCACGCTAAGTTTACACTGACTTTTGGCAGTGACAATCGATGGATGATGGATGCATCATAATTCAGACAAAACTTAGCGTAGACGGACCCTAGCTCTATTAGGTATTTTAGTCTGAATATGTAACAACGCGAAAGGCCAAAGCTTTAGGTATCTATTTTAAATCTGGCAAGCTTTGTCAGTACCTATACCTAGAcataaacaaacaaattatgccTAATCATTCATTACGGCAAAAATACCGGGAAAAATTGCCCGTCATTAAAATGTCACTTTTCCTGTAATTGACtaagtaatttaattacatCATTAATTTGACTTGACGAGATTCACAGAAGCTGTCCTTAATAAGTACCTTGTTTCAACAGCCTTTTGAAATCGTGAAAGGGTGACTGTTGGAACTTCAGATTAATCAAATTTGCATTGCATTAACCCCCTGTCTCATTCAAGGCCATTTGGAAATAAAATTCGGTTCATGACGTAGATAGAATGATTTCAGAGGTAGTTCACTTTCTTCCTTATCCTCTTTGGGTCACCGGCACTGGGACTGgataaattacataattatattatcccaaacaaattacaaatattattgGCCGCATGTATATCGTTAAGACTCTTACCTTCCTCACGTGAGTACTCCTGTACTTACTATTTTTAACCCCCATTTCAGAATAATTAAAAACGTTTCTATATATATCCCCATCGACGTTATAAGCAGATTGCGTGATACAGGAACAAACATACAAACTTCCATATTTATAAGTCAGTATGATAGACgttaataatgtaggtacctactaatatttatatgaataatttatttccgtatgatttaaatctttatatCGTCTTTCTTCACGACGAAACGGTGGTTAATATTATGCAATTACTATTTTACAATACACTAGATTATCTTTCAAAAAACAGGATTTGCCATGTCCAAGAGAAACGTTTAAATGAAAACTGGAGTCATTAATTCAACTGTATAAATCTAGCCCATTTAAATAAGTACTATTTTCTTAAATGCTGCCGTGGCGCCTCTTGTTGGCGCCAACTGCATACAAAAACAATCCCATATTTGAGACACATGCAAGAAAGATTAGTAGACCAATGGCGCCCGATACCTGTAAGAAACACAATGAAGGGTGATACGTAATTACGTATTAGTCAATTATTTTCAAGCCAAGCTAGAGTCGGCATTAAAATGGAGCGATCGATAAACTTATACGTAACGGAGACAAAATTAAGTACCTTCGCCTGCAACTCCGTCCCCGAAGAAGTCATTAAATCTTTTAGCCTTATAATTTATGTATTAGTGGCGATTTACAACATTTGAACAATATGTGTTTCTTTCAAGATCATACGATCAACGGTTCATGAATTGGGTGTTATATACTGACACCTTTTGAATTTACTATCTTTCGCCCACATCTTAGTTGACGTAGTAGATTCAACCCCATTTTTCACCCTCTTAACTGATGGCTCAGATTTAGCTTGGGCTGACTCTAAAAGCTTGTTAGGGAGTCCCGTTTTTATAACGTACCTACTCGTAGATATCTACGAGTGTGCATCTACACTAGTAGATTATGTAATACATATTACTTAATAAGTGGGTAATAAAAGGTATTTAGTTTGTACAATGGAACCCTAACAAAATgacgttttaaataaaaagttaattcCTATCGCTTTTAAAAATTCCTATCTAGTTACAACTGATCGAGTCTCTCTACTATGTTAGATAGTAGATAATAGCGGTCTAGTtgtgtaaataagttttttatctAAATTGCCATAGGAATGATCATTTTTAATACAAATCAGCCACAAGAGAAATAGATTTCCAACCCGATTATATTACACAATTAGGTTCATCGttgtaaaaagtgacagttcctTAGACGATACCAATATGGACGTGATGACAATAATTTAAAAGATTGATTCtgcgttatttttaataatcgGTAGGTAATAAATCGTCGTTCACGTCTGTAAGGCGACCACTTTTTGCTATGTCAAGCATGTCTGTTTAAACAAAGTTGTTAAAAAGAGAGCCATTGCGATTTTTTCTTATTCAAATCTGTTACCAGAGTTTTGActgataaaatataataaaaagtttTGAATCAATTTTGGAGACACGATTTAAAAACGTGTTTCATACTGATCAAATCGCAAGTTTATGGAATTCCAAATACAGTTTACATATTATACTCGAATGAAAATCAGATTTGTAGCTGTCCAAGGGCAATTagtttttattgtgtaaactcTAGTATAAACCTTTCTTTACAAAAGATCATATACATAAATTAACCAGCACTGTTTTCTTACAAGTTTGTGCTTCAGTTATTCCCCTTCGAAACGGTGCACAACTTGCACATTAAACACAGAAGATTTTCAGAAAACGTATATAGGACTACTATTATAACAATTAAACGTagttaaacttatttattagccACCTTGGCGGGGAGACCCAcgttaattataaatttaaattatgtaattatAATATGTGTATCTAACGGTCGCGTTATAAAAATCTAAACCttctttctaaaaatgaaagcTTTAAAATCATACTAACTTGTAataatactttatttttcaGTGATGAGATAACTTCGGTAAAAGAACGTAGTTACCAACtgtgtaggtatttaggtaCAAAAACAAATGTGGAATTCTATTTTTGTATAGCCAGtgtgttattttaatttaacccaTATTCGTAAGATAATTATTGTTAGAAATACAGTACCTAACTGACAGTTTGACTTTCTTGGAAGTACTTACCGCGATACCATGATATTTTTTAACATCTCggccgccccgatatatctgatggtgactgtaccgaCCTTTAGATGCCTGGTGTTGCGAACAACTTCATTTGTCAAAGAACCGCAAGCTCGGTAAGCATTGCTTACcgacagggttgggcagtatttcaattacatgtatttgaaatacgtatttgaaatacaaattagtattttgtatttgtatttcaaatactacctcaaaagtattttgtatttggtatttcaaatactgcactcacatgtatttagtattttgtatttcaaatacttcaagcttcaaaatacatttctataaatacattttattaaattctataatcctaaaatgtctaatctctcgcacaagctgtgagccgaccgcgaacctccgatccagccgagatacaattttcattggctggatactggatctatattaggtcaacttctgcgtggaacttttcgtttaaatttaggggatagggtcattgcagtagtttccgtccatgcactagttttcgacgacttgacggattatcaaatatatatttcatttttaatttactactttttgcgaaatcttcatcttcctcgcgttgtcccggcattttgccacggctcatgggagcctggggtccgcttggaaactaatcccagtaattggcgttggcactagtttttacgatagcgactgccatctgaccttccaacccagagg
This portion of the Cydia amplana chromosome 7, ilCydAmpl1.1, whole genome shotgun sequence genome encodes:
- the LOC134649854 gene encoding ras-related protein Rab-8A — protein: MALDFSATYKLLVLGDSNVGKTCIVHRYCDERYYDIYISTIGIDFKQKIINLDGVPIKLQIWDTAGQERFRTLTTAYYRGAMGIILMYDVTNLESFNHLSYWLRNIQEYASPDVIKVLVGNKCDVHENHRAVPKERGQKIADDFDMPFFEVSCKNDINIEEAFLTLARKIREYRDNKADAFELKERDSVIKPSDSETDVSKCSC